One window of the Sulfurospirillum oryzae genome contains the following:
- the fabG gene encoding 3-oxoacyl-ACP reductase FabG, which yields MKFSGKNVLVTGAASGIGKEIALTLASYGLKVWVNYRSRPEQADAIKAEIEAGGGVAAVIGFDVADEEAFVEGIKTIVDADGELSYLVNNAGITNDKLAIRMKKEDFTSVIDINLTSAFVGCREALKAMSKKRFGCVVNIASIVGETGNAGQVNYSASKGGLIAMTKSFAQEGSARDVRFNAVTPGFIATEMTDKLSDEIKESYTSKIPLKRFGSPKDIAEAVAFLLSDSASYITGEVLKVNGGMYM from the coding sequence ATGAAATTTAGTGGAAAAAATGTTTTAGTTACGGGTGCTGCGAGTGGTATTGGTAAAGAGATTGCATTGACATTGGCAAGTTATGGCCTTAAAGTTTGGGTCAATTATCGCTCACGTCCAGAGCAAGCCGATGCGATTAAAGCAGAAATCGAAGCAGGCGGCGGTGTAGCTGCGGTGATTGGCTTTGATGTGGCGGATGAAGAGGCGTTTGTCGAAGGCATTAAAACCATCGTCGATGCGGATGGAGAACTCTCTTATTTGGTCAATAACGCAGGTATTACGAACGACAAACTCGCTATCCGCATGAAAAAAGAGGACTTTACCTCTGTGATTGATATTAATCTTACGTCTGCTTTTGTTGGTTGTCGTGAAGCCCTTAAAGCGATGAGCAAAAAGCGCTTTGGTTGTGTTGTCAACATTGCTTCTATTGTTGGTGAAACAGGCAATGCAGGGCAAGTGAATTACAGTGCAAGCAAAGGTGGCTTAATTGCGATGACAAAGAGTTTTGCGCAAGAAGGAAGTGCGAGAGATGTTCGTTTTAATGCCGTAACTCCTGGCTTTATTGCGACAGAAATGACCGACAAACTCAGTGATGAGATCAAAGAAAGTTACACTTCAAAAATTCCACTCAAACGTTTTGGAAGTCCAAAAGACATCGCTGAAGCGGTTGCTTTTTTACTCAGTGATAGCGCAAGTTACATTACAGGCGAAGTCTTGAAGGTAAATGGCGGCATGTACATGTAA
- the acpP gene encoding acyl carrier protein, translating to MALFDDVKAVVVEQLNVNPDEVKEDSKFVEDLGADSLDVVELVMALEEKFDIEIPDTDAEKIVTVKDAMSYIEAHK from the coding sequence ATGGCACTATTTGATGATGTAAAAGCGGTGGTTGTTGAACAATTAAATGTAAATCCTGACGAGGTAAAAGAAGATTCAAAATTCGTAGAAGATTTGGGTGCTGATTCACTTGACGTTGTAGAACTCGTTATGGCTCTTGAAGAGAAATTTGACATTGAAATCCCAGACACTGACGCTGAGAAAATCGTTACTGTCAAAGATGCTATGTCTTACATTGAAGCACATAAATAA